A window from Xiphophorus maculatus strain JP 163 A chromosome 17, X_maculatus-5.0-male, whole genome shotgun sequence encodes these proteins:
- the washc3 gene encoding WASH complex subunit 3: MDEDGLPIVGSGVDLTKVPAIQQRRVVAHLNQFVVHTVRFLNRFSTVCEEKLSNISLRIQQIETTLCILEAKLSSIPGLEEVTVDGLNQQQSVQSNGPVSASQNQSDGVTAGGAPPSQPGQSHPEAAPAPEKAEVVPENVMTVAKDQRYARYLKMVQVGVPPMAIRNKMLMEGLDPNLLDTPDAPVPDGAENEDIPATSSDSESSFSD; the protein is encoded by the exons ATGGACGAAGACGGTCTGCCAATCGTTGGTTCTGGAGTTGATCTCACGAAG GTTCCTGCTATACAACAAAGGAGAGTCGTCGCCCACCTCAATCAGTTTGTTGTGCACACAGTTCGCTTCCTTAACCGATTCTCTACTGTGTGCGAGGAG aaactttcaaatatttccCTTCGCATACAACAAATTGAAACCACTTTGTGTATTTTGGAGGCCAAA TTATCATCCATCCCTGGACTGGAGGAAGTCACAGTGGATGGACTCAACCAGCAGCAAAGTGTCCAGTCTAATGGACCGGTTAGCGCCAGTCAGAACCAATCAGACGGCGTAACAGCAGGGGGAGCTCCTCCCTCACAG CCCGGTCAGAGTCACCCAGAAGCTGCACCTGCAccagaaaaagcagaagtggtTCCAGAGAATGTCATGACTGTGGCTAAGGACCAACGTTATGCACGTTACCTGAAAATGGTTCAAGTG GGAGTACCGCCAATGGCTATTCGTAATAAAATGCTTATGGAAGGTTTGGATCCAAACTTGCTTGa CACACCTGACGCTCCGGTGCCTGATGGAGCAGAGAATGAGGATATTCCTGCCACCAGCTCTGACAGCGAATCATCGTTCAGCGACTGA
- the dram1 gene encoding DNA damage-regulated autophagy modulator protein 1 encodes MFWFRQGLCFLPAFLVVWSSCTFIVSYIIALFRGDVDIIFPYISDTGANPPESCIFGLMTFISSCAGTATIYARYKYVERLTEQNSLVKPCLNKAGLVFGLAACFGMCIVATFQETAVTPVHDFGALVFFVSGVLYIILQSVISFQASPYDSSVCVCRFRLFIAIVAGVAFFPTVICAYFVKQTTLHRHTSDKDYPFHIASAVCEWIVAFSFVCFFLTYIDDFKTFKLQVRTEYED; translated from the exons ATGTTCTGGTTCAGGCAGGGGCTTTGCTTCCTGCCCGCGTTTCTGGTCGTCTGGTCCTCCTGCACTTTCATCGTTTCCTATATTATTGCGCTCTTTAGAGGCGATGTGGACATTATATTCCCCTATATAAG tgATACGGGTGCAAATCCACCTGAGAGCTGCATTTTTGGCCTTATGACCTTCATTTCTTCATGCGcag GAACTGCCACCATATACGCCAGATACAAGTATGTGGAGAGGCTGACTGAGCAGAACAGCCTGGTCAAACCGTGCCTGAATAAAGCCGGGCTCGTGTTTGGGCTTGCCGCCTGTTTTGGGATGTGCATCGTTGCTACTTTCCAG GAAACAGCAGTGACGCCAGTCCATGATTTCGGGGCGCTTGTATTTTTCGTCTCTGGAGTTCTTTACATAATCCTGCAGTCTGTAATATCTTTCCAAGCGTCTCCTTATGATTCATCCGTCTGTGTGTGTCGATTCCGTTTGTTCATCGCAATAGTTGCTGGAGTTGCATTTTTTCCCA CTGTGATCTGTGCGTATTTTGTTAAACAAACCACCCTCCACAGGCACACATCTGACAAG GATTATCCGTTCCACATCGCCAGTGCCGTCTGCGAGTGGATCGTTGCCTTCAGCTTCGTGTGCTTCTTCCTCACATACATTGACGATTTCAAA acgTTTAAGTTGCAAGTGAGGACAGAATATGAGGACTAG